Proteins from a single region of Tautonia marina:
- a CDS encoding exo-alpha-sialidase, whose amino-acid sequence MPSYLPRNRQALWVCFVLMLGFSGQMEGAEDLGYDGALEPLLGASRFDRQILFDNERFPNLIVGRDGTVVATWGSRQIRVRRSEDGGLSWGPEIDVAEGIHGGGALVDERTGDMLLFVHPEHPARDGSTAPRTVYRSDDQGVSWIASEATFLKDSQGYVPSLHMCEHGITLVHGPNAGRLIRPARVYQPSPERYATAIYSDDGGRTWHASESFPLRGTGEGALLERSDGQLIYSARRSFFPSDEPFQADRVFARSDDGGQTWSEPFSSPVVPDGPRYRGEERRGANYNAHFGMMSGFTRLPVHDRDILIYSNADHDGHERVRLTVWASFDGGTTWPVKRRVHDAQSAYSSLAAGRPGTPSEGWLYLLYEHGTETAQYVGGTLARFNLSWILEGERTGDGELPAWLDDEDAQAFLQPPKVITDPGPEYSGATRQFQGIPSLARSRGGRLWATWYGGPTPGEDQNNYVILVTSDDDGITWSQEQMIVDPDGDGPVRAFDPQMWRDPEGRMWVFWAQAIGHAASLGGVWAMVSENPDDEDAHWSVPQRLTDGVMMGKPTVLSTGEWCLPASTWRETDHSARMVVSTDRGKTWSVRGGCNVPQKVRSFDEHMIVERADGSLWMLARTNYGIGESVSTDRGRTWTDLEPSGIAHPSARFFVRRLDSGNLLLVKHGPIDEPTRRSHLTAFLSEDEGKTWSAGLLLDERTGVSYPDGVEGEDGTVYLIYDFSRQKEREILMARFTEDDVREGEEISQQFDLRILVNKASSNNSNE is encoded by the coding sequence ATGCCGAGCTATTTGCCTCGAAACCGCCAAGCCCTTTGGGTTTGTTTTGTGTTGATGCTTGGATTTTCTGGTCAGATGGAGGGGGCCGAGGATCTGGGGTACGACGGGGCACTAGAGCCATTGCTTGGTGCGTCTCGATTCGATCGACAGATCCTATTCGACAACGAGCGCTTCCCGAATCTGATTGTGGGTCGTGATGGAACCGTTGTGGCAACCTGGGGGAGTCGGCAGATCCGAGTGCGTCGGAGTGAGGATGGGGGACTTTCGTGGGGGCCGGAAATAGACGTGGCGGAAGGGATCCACGGTGGGGGAGCCCTGGTCGATGAGCGGACCGGAGACATGCTGCTGTTCGTTCATCCAGAACACCCTGCGAGAGATGGCTCCACCGCCCCTCGCACCGTTTACCGAAGCGATGACCAGGGAGTGTCGTGGATCGCGAGCGAGGCAACCTTCCTGAAGGACAGCCAGGGCTATGTGCCTTCACTTCACATGTGCGAACATGGAATAACTCTCGTCCATGGTCCTAACGCGGGCCGATTGATCCGGCCGGCCAGGGTCTATCAGCCTTCCCCCGAGCGTTACGCCACAGCGATCTACAGCGATGATGGCGGTCGGACCTGGCATGCCAGCGAGTCGTTTCCCCTGAGAGGGACAGGCGAGGGAGCCTTACTGGAACGCTCTGACGGTCAGTTAATCTATAGCGCTCGCCGGAGTTTTTTTCCAAGCGATGAACCGTTCCAGGCCGATCGGGTCTTTGCACGAAGCGATGACGGTGGGCAAACCTGGTCCGAGCCGTTCTCCTCCCCCGTCGTCCCTGATGGCCCTCGATACCGAGGCGAAGAGCGTCGAGGGGCCAACTACAACGCCCATTTCGGCATGATGTCCGGATTCACACGGCTTCCGGTTCATGATCGGGATATCCTCATTTATAGTAACGCCGATCACGACGGGCATGAACGGGTCCGTCTGACGGTGTGGGCCAGTTTCGATGGCGGGACGACCTGGCCCGTCAAGCGGCGTGTTCATGACGCTCAGAGTGCCTACTCGTCGCTCGCCGCCGGTCGCCCTGGAACACCGAGTGAAGGCTGGTTATACCTGCTCTACGAGCACGGAACCGAGACCGCTCAATATGTGGGAGGAACGCTTGCGCGGTTTAACCTCTCATGGATTCTCGAAGGAGAACGTACGGGAGATGGCGAGTTGCCTGCCTGGCTCGACGACGAGGATGCCCAGGCATTCCTTCAACCACCAAAGGTCATCACTGATCCGGGACCGGAATACTCGGGCGCGACGCGACAGTTTCAAGGAATTCCGAGTCTCGCCCGAAGCCGGGGCGGAAGGCTCTGGGCAACCTGGTACGGGGGACCAACTCCTGGGGAGGATCAGAATAACTATGTCATTCTAGTCACCAGTGATGATGATGGAATCACGTGGTCTCAAGAGCAGATGATTGTTGATCCCGATGGCGATGGTCCTGTTCGGGCATTCGACCCTCAGATGTGGCGTGATCCCGAGGGCCGGATGTGGGTCTTCTGGGCCCAGGCCATAGGGCACGCGGCGAGCCTTGGGGGAGTCTGGGCGATGGTCAGTGAGAATCCAGACGACGAAGATGCCCACTGGTCCGTTCCCCAACGTTTGACCGACGGCGTGATGATGGGGAAGCCGACCGTCCTCTCGACTGGCGAATGGTGCCTTCCTGCGTCGACCTGGAGGGAGACGGATCACAGCGCCCGAATGGTTGTTTCCACCGATCGGGGGAAGACCTGGTCTGTCCGAGGCGGTTGCAATGTTCCCCAGAAGGTGAGGTCATTTGATGAGCACATGATTGTGGAACGTGCGGACGGTTCGCTCTGGATGCTCGCCCGCACCAACTACGGAATCGGTGAGAGTGTCTCGACCGATCGGGGGCGGACCTGGACCGATCTTGAGCCGTCGGGTATTGCTCATCCCTCCGCTCGGTTCTTTGTTCGACGGCTTGACTCAGGGAATCTGTTGCTGGTCAAGCACGGCCCAATCGACGAGCCAACCAGGCGATCCCACCTGACCGCCTTTCTTTCCGAGGACGAAGGCAAGACCTGGTCGGCAGGGCTGCTGCTCGACGAGCGGACCGGAGTTTCGTATCCCGATGGCGTCGAGGGAGAGGACGGAACGGTTTATCTTATTTATGATTTCTCGCGCCAAAAGGAACGAGAAATTCTGATGGCCCGATTCACTGAGGATGATGTTCGAGAAGGAGAGGAGATTTCTCAGCAATTCGATCTGCGAATTCTCGTGAACAAGGCATCTTCGAACAATTCAAACGAATGA
- a CDS encoding nuclear transport factor 2 family protein, protein MRRRYREVLLCCGVIITAIALVSVNGWAARDEPSHAPNDAERIVQQQLEAYNRRDLNDFLATYAETVILSNFPDELLSTGIDAMRTRYGALFDRTPDLHAEITQRIVQGDYVIDHEQGTAQGREFSAVAIYEVKGGKIQHVWFVR, encoded by the coding sequence ATGCGTCGCCGTTATCGGGAAGTACTTCTGTGCTGTGGAGTGATCATCACGGCGATCGCCTTGGTTTCGGTCAATGGCTGGGCGGCACGGGATGAACCGTCTCATGCGCCAAACGATGCGGAGCGGATCGTTCAGCAACAGCTTGAGGCCTACAATCGACGCGACCTCAACGACTTTCTCGCAACCTATGCCGAGACGGTCATTCTCTCAAATTTTCCTGATGAACTACTCTCAACCGGCATTGATGCGATGCGGACTCGGTACGGAGCGTTATTTGACCGAACGCCTGATCTGCACGCGGAGATCACACAACGGATCGTGCAGGGTGATTACGTCATTGATCACGAACAGGGTACGGCTCAGGGACGTGAATTCAGCGCCGTGGCGATTTATGAGGTCAAGGGCGGGAAGATTCAACACGTCTGGTTTGTGCGATAA
- a CDS encoding AAA family ATPase: protein MKTGLTLGKFAPLHLGHQRVIDRALAQTDHLIVIVYDAPETTTVPLPVRAGWIRTLYPTVEVLEAWDGPTIVGSTPEIMERHDDYLRKILDGRTITHFFSSEFYGEHVSKALGAVDCRVDETRTGVPISGTAIRTNPFTHRQFLSPEVYRDLVTRVAFLGAPSTGKTTIAKALAHTFKTCWMPEYGRSYWETHQQDRRLSPEQLVEIAEGHLLREETLILDANRFLFVDTNVTTTFMFARWYHGRVHPRLAQMADESTRRYDLVFLCDDDIPYDDTWDRSGFANRTIFQKQTRADLLSRHIPFLTLSGTLDARIEKVSRILEGFDKYASLGDLLRGPEAPRT from the coding sequence ATGAAGACCGGATTAACCCTGGGAAAATTTGCTCCCCTTCACCTGGGACATCAACGGGTGATTGATCGGGCGCTCGCTCAAACCGATCACCTGATCGTGATTGTCTACGACGCTCCCGAGACGACAACCGTTCCCCTCCCCGTGCGCGCCGGATGGATTCGAACCCTCTATCCTACCGTCGAAGTGCTTGAGGCGTGGGATGGGCCAACGATCGTCGGCAGCACGCCCGAGATCATGGAGAGGCACGACGACTACCTCCGCAAGATTCTCGACGGACGGACGATTACCCATTTCTTTTCAAGTGAATTCTACGGAGAGCATGTCAGCAAGGCGCTGGGCGCCGTGGACTGTCGCGTGGACGAAACCCGAACCGGAGTGCCAATCTCCGGAACGGCCATCCGAACGAATCCGTTCACGCACCGGCAGTTCCTCTCCCCCGAGGTCTACCGTGACCTCGTGACCAGGGTGGCCTTCCTCGGCGCACCGTCCACGGGGAAGACTACGATCGCCAAGGCGCTTGCGCATACGTTCAAAACCTGTTGGATGCCCGAGTACGGGCGATCGTACTGGGAAACCCATCAGCAGGATCGGCGGCTCTCTCCTGAGCAACTGGTAGAGATTGCCGAGGGACACCTTCTGCGTGAGGAGACACTCATCCTTGACGCCAACCGATTCCTCTTCGTCGACACCAACGTGACGACTACGTTCATGTTCGCTCGCTGGTATCACGGAAGGGTTCACCCCCGATTGGCCCAAATGGCCGACGAAAGCACAAGGCGATACGACCTCGTATTCCTCTGTGACGATGACATCCCTTATGACGACACCTGGGATCGGTCTGGGTTTGCGAACAGGACGATCTTCCAGAAACAAACCCGAGCAGACCTCCTGAGCCGGCACATTCCCTTCCTCACCCTGAGTGGCACGCTCGACGCTCGGATCGAGAAGGTCTCTCGAATCCTGGAAGGGTTCGACAAATACGCATCCCTCGGAGATCTCCTCAGAGGCCCAGAGGCACCGAGGACGTGA
- the pnuC gene encoding nicotinamide riboside transporter PnuC, protein MTTIEAVAVVFGLLSVGFTIRQSIWCWPTGLIQVFLYLLIFYEVKLYSDLILHVIYVMLQGYGWYHWLHGGTDSGRLAVSRLSHYGLVGWIVVVIAGTGVWGFVMASYTDASLPFWDAFTTVASLVAQWLMTRKRLESWLVWIAVDVVAIGVYLSKALVLTSVLYAVFLVMAVMGLLAWKNSMAVRSKG, encoded by the coding sequence ATGACCACGATCGAAGCCGTTGCGGTCGTGTTTGGGCTGCTGAGCGTCGGGTTCACGATCCGTCAGAGCATCTGGTGTTGGCCCACGGGATTAATTCAAGTCTTTCTGTACCTTTTGATTTTCTATGAGGTTAAACTCTACTCGGATCTGATTCTTCACGTCATTTACGTGATGCTTCAGGGGTATGGCTGGTATCATTGGCTTCATGGTGGCACCGATTCCGGGAGGTTGGCGGTCTCTCGATTGAGCCATTACGGGTTGGTTGGCTGGATCGTGGTTGTGATCGCAGGGACGGGCGTGTGGGGCTTTGTCATGGCCTCGTATACCGATGCCAGCCTTCCATTCTGGGACGCCTTCACCACCGTGGCGAGCCTCGTCGCTCAATGGTTGATGACAAGAAAACGGCTTGAGTCCTGGCTCGTTTGGATCGCTGTGGATGTCGTTGCAATCGGTGTTTACCTCAGCAAGGCGCTTGTCCTCACCTCGGTGCTCTACGCGGTCTTTTTGGTCATGGCGGTGATGGGGTTGCTCGCCTGGAAGAACTCGATGGCCGTCCGATCAAAGGGATGA
- a CDS encoding transglutaminase-like domain-containing protein encodes MTPPHQRSLFPVLILLCWALPSSACVVDDPPRSRTVVLTYQATVRGIPEAAEVLDLWLPVPQDDANQTIHRLTIDAPGAVSLSRERTFGNRMLHLRRERPETEVAVTPTIVATRQEARGRPTPPGRAERSRLLAPEPLVPVDGLIRQRAIAATRGLKDDTTKARAIYDSVLSSMTYDKSGSGWGRGDARFACEVGKGNCTDFHALLIGMARSSGIPAQFAIGLSIPEATTEGSISGYHCWAELYVESSGWVPVDASEAEKNPSKRDYFFGHHDQHRLEFSRGRNLTLAPSQQGPPLNFFIHPYAELDSTPYPKVDLNVTFQNVEEGEHPSVIPSETGRP; translated from the coding sequence ATGACCCCACCACACCAACGTTCTCTGTTCCCGGTGTTGATCCTCCTGTGCTGGGCGTTGCCGTCGTCGGCCTGTGTGGTCGACGATCCCCCTCGATCCCGAACCGTGGTTTTGACCTACCAGGCCACAGTCCGAGGCATTCCTGAAGCAGCCGAGGTTCTGGACCTCTGGCTTCCCGTGCCGCAGGACGACGCGAACCAGACCATCCATCGGTTGACCATCGATGCTCCGGGCGCCGTGAGCCTCTCACGAGAGCGGACGTTCGGCAACCGAATGCTCCACCTGCGACGCGAGCGACCGGAAACCGAAGTCGCCGTGACCCCGACGATCGTCGCGACCCGCCAGGAAGCCCGAGGCAGACCCACCCCTCCAGGCCGAGCGGAACGATCGCGTCTCCTGGCCCCCGAACCCCTGGTGCCCGTCGACGGTCTGATTCGACAACGTGCCATCGCGGCAACCAGGGGGCTTAAGGATGACACCACCAAAGCCCGAGCGATCTATGACTCGGTCCTCAGCTCCATGACCTATGACAAATCCGGCTCGGGCTGGGGGCGGGGCGATGCACGCTTCGCGTGCGAGGTGGGGAAGGGGAATTGCACCGATTTTCATGCACTGCTCATTGGAATGGCTCGTTCCTCGGGCATCCCGGCGCAATTTGCCATCGGTCTCTCGATCCCCGAAGCGACCACAGAAGGCTCGATCTCCGGTTACCATTGCTGGGCGGAGCTCTATGTCGAAAGTTCGGGTTGGGTGCCGGTCGATGCCAGTGAGGCTGAGAAGAATCCCTCAAAACGCGACTATTTCTTTGGACATCACGACCAGCACCGACTGGAATTCAGTCGAGGCCGAAACCTGACGCTCGCTCCTTCTCAGCAAGGACCACCCTTGAACTTCTTCATCCATCCATACGCTGAGCTTGACAGCACGCCGTATCCGAAGGTCGACCTGAACGTGACGTTTCAGAACGTAGAAGAGGGCGAACATCCCTCGGTCATCCCTTCCGAGACGGGACGACCATGA
- a CDS encoding PA0069 family radical SAM protein: MSRKADRTARGRGSQIRPANRFGGPSYEDDFEQLESDPEGLDEHLVALRNLPTEYLPDHSRSVVSRNDSPDIPFTYSLNPYRGCQHGCSYCYARPTHEYLGWDAGLDFEAKILVKEDAPDLLRAFLSRPGWVPEPIVMSGVTDPYQPGERRFRITRRCLEVMAEFRQPVSIITKNALILRDRELLEVMASENLVHVNVSMTTLQADLSRSMEPRTSIPSARLRAIRALSELGVPVRVLIAPVIPGLNDSEIPAILQSARESGATDAGFQILRLPLAVAPIFQEWLGREQPGRQAKVEQRIRTMRDGRLNSVEFGKRMRGEGEMARRIGDVFRLFARKYGLDGGLPPHDSSRFRSPTAESDQLWLF; the protein is encoded by the coding sequence ATGTCGAGGAAGGCGGATCGGACGGCCCGAGGGCGAGGTTCCCAGATCCGGCCGGCGAACCGGTTTGGAGGCCCGTCGTACGAGGATGATTTTGAGCAGCTCGAATCCGATCCCGAGGGGCTGGACGAACACCTTGTCGCGCTCCGCAACCTGCCGACCGAATACCTTCCCGACCACTCGCGCAGCGTGGTTTCCAGAAACGACAGCCCAGACATTCCGTTTACGTACAGCCTCAACCCCTACCGGGGATGCCAGCACGGTTGCTCTTATTGCTATGCCCGACCGACGCACGAGTACCTGGGATGGGATGCCGGGCTCGATTTCGAAGCGAAGATTCTCGTCAAGGAGGACGCTCCGGACCTCCTGCGAGCGTTTCTGTCGAGGCCGGGCTGGGTGCCCGAGCCGATTGTGATGTCCGGGGTCACCGACCCCTACCAGCCGGGCGAACGTCGGTTTCGGATCACCCGGCGCTGCCTGGAAGTCATGGCCGAGTTCAGGCAACCGGTTTCGATCATCACCAAGAACGCCCTGATCCTCCGCGATCGTGAGTTGCTGGAGGTGATGGCCTCGGAAAATCTGGTTCATGTCAACGTAAGCATGACAACACTTCAGGCTGATCTCAGTCGGTCCATGGAACCAAGGACGAGCATCCCCTCGGCCCGGCTCCGGGCGATCCGAGCGTTGTCGGAGTTGGGAGTGCCCGTGAGGGTGCTGATCGCCCCGGTGATCCCCGGCCTGAACGACTCGGAAATCCCAGCAATCCTCCAATCCGCTCGCGAATCGGGAGCGACGGATGCAGGATTCCAGATTCTTCGGTTGCCCCTGGCGGTGGCCCCCATTTTCCAGGAGTGGCTTGGTCGTGAACAGCCGGGAAGGCAAGCAAAAGTCGAGCAGCGGATCCGAACGATGCGCGATGGGCGACTCAATTCAGTCGAATTCGGCAAGCGCATGCGGGGCGAAGGGGAGATGGCCAGGCGGATCGGCGACGTCTTTCGCCTCTTCGCTCGCAAGTATGGTCTCGATGGCGGCTTGCCCCCGCACGACTCCTCCCGCTTTCGAAGTCCGACCGCGGAGTCCGATCAGTTATGGTTGTTCTGA